The Halorussus rarus genome includes the window GATGCGGTATTATAGCGTCGCCGACCTCCTCGCAAATTGCATCGGCGCAAGCCTCGTTGTACCGTGGTTCCTCGTAGAATCACAGGTCCGGTATTGCAGTCCACGACGGGCGTTCGAAACGTAGATGCCAGCCACGAGTTGACGCGCGAGTCGCGGTGGGTCAACCGAACCAGATGCTCGGGCTACCAGACGGTGGCCCTCAGCCCGTCAGGATCCAGAATCAGACGGCGGTAGCGATGCACCCCCGATTCTCCGGAACGTGAACTCGTCCGCCGTGTGAGGGGCGATCACCGTTTCGGAACGAGTCTCGCTGACACTTACTCGACACGAGTTCTGCTCTGCTCGCGCATGAACTGCTGAAGATACCAGTAGCCACCTGCGAACTTCCCGGTCGTCCCGGAGAACTTCCAGCCGCCGAAGGGTTGTGCCTGGACCAGCGCGCCCGTGGTCGCGCTCTGGGACCGGTTCGCGTAGCACATCCCGGCCTCGGTCTCGTCGAACCAGCGGTCGATTTCCTCGTCGTCCTTCGAGAAGAGCCCCGCACAGAGGCCGTAGTCGCTGCCGTTGGACTTTGCGATGCCCTCTTCGAGGTCGGAGACCGGGTGAATCGTCACGAACGGGAGGAAGTGTTCCTCCCGGGCGAGGTCGTGTTCGTGGGGGATATCGGTGACGACGGTCGGTTCGACGTACCGCCCGTCGGGGAGGTCGTCGTCGACGACGGCCCCGCCCGTCCGGACCGTCCCGTCGGTCCGCGCCCGCTCGGTGATCGTCCGGTAGCGTTCGAGTGCGCTGTCGTCGATCACGGGGTTGACGACGGTCTCGAGGTCTTCGCCGGGCCCGATTCCCAGTTGTTCGGTCGCGTCCACGACTCGGTCGGTGAACTCGTCGTAGACGTCCTCGTAGACGTACACGCGGGAGGTCGCGGAGCACTTCTGGCCGCTGTACGAGAACGCCCCCATCGTGACGCCGTCGACCGCGCCGTCGAGGTCGGCCGCGTCGCTGACGATGACCGGGTTCTTCCCGCCGAGTTCGGCGATGACGGGCCCGCGTTTGCCCTGCTCTCTGAACGTCCGCTCGATGCCGAGGCCGACCTCACGGGAGCCCGTGAACGCGACACCGGCGACGTCCTCGTGCTCGGTGAGGGGTTGGCCGACTGCGCTGCCGCCGCCCGTGACCAGATTGAACACGCCGTCGGGAAGCCCTGCGTCGTCGAGGATGTCGGCGTACTTGTGGGCGATGAGGGGTGTCGCGCTCGCGGGCTTGGCGACGACGGTGTTGCCGGTGACCATCGCGCCGGTGGTCATCCCTGTGAGGATGGCCAGCGGGAAGTTGAACGGGGCGACGACCGCGAAGACGCCGTACGGTCGCAGCAGGTTCGTGGTGTGCTGGTGTGGCGTCGGCTGGCCGGTGTCGAACTGGTAGCCGTTCGAACGTTCGAGTTCGAGACTGTAGAACCGGAGGAAGTCGATGGCTTCGTCGACGTCGGCCATCGCCTCGGTCCGGTTCTTCCCATTCTCGAGCGAGAGCGTCGCCGCCAGCTCGAACTTGCGGTCCCGCATGCAATCGGCGGCCGTCCGGAAGATGTCGGTGCGCGAATCGACGTCGTGGTGCTCCCACTCCGGGAACGCGTCGGCGGCGGCGCTCACCGCGGCGTCGACTTCTGCGTCGCCACCTGCGGCAAACTCACCGATTTCGAGGTCGAAGTCGCCGGGGCTCGTCACCGCGAATCGGTCCTCGGTGTCGACGTGAGCACCGTCGATGCGGAGGGCGTGGTACTCCCCCAGGTCGGCCTTGACTGTTTCTACGGCCGCCTCGTAGGCGTCGTGGAACTTGTCTTCGTCGCCGTCTTGCTGGTAGGTGAGCAGCGTCAGTTCGTTCTCGAACTCGACTGGTTGCACGGGCCTAGAAGGCCGTTGATGCGTTTATACCTTCGTCTCAGCGTCGTGGGTGGTTGCTCAGTCACTAGCGCGTTCTCTGGGGGCACGTTTTGCCCTTTGTGGCAAGTGTTTCGCCACGTGATACATGGATTAGTGCAGTCGACGATGTCGGACGAGATACCAGCTCAGGTGGTTAGCCCGGAATCCAGTCGGTACTGGTAGTTAGAAGCCAGGCTTCCGGATATCGGTAGGAAGTAGTTGCACCGGTGTGGGTGACGATGACGCATACCCGTGGACGTCTCCCCCATACTGTAGTTTCCGGTGGAATTGCGCATCTAGTCTGCGGAGCAAGTTCACAGGTTTTAAGCTATCCTGCTTTGCGGGATTGAGT containing:
- a CDS encoding aldehyde dehydrogenase family protein — its product is MQPVEFENELTLLTYQQDGDEDKFHDAYEAAVETVKADLGEYHALRIDGAHVDTEDRFAVTSPGDFDLEIGEFAAGGDAEVDAAVSAAADAFPEWEHHDVDSRTDIFRTAADCMRDRKFELAATLSLENGKNRTEAMADVDEAIDFLRFYSLELERSNGYQFDTGQPTPHQHTTNLLRPYGVFAVVAPFNFPLAILTGMTTGAMVTGNTVVAKPASATPLIAHKYADILDDAGLPDGVFNLVTGGGSAVGQPLTEHEDVAGVAFTGSREVGLGIERTFREQGKRGPVIAELGGKNPVIVSDAADLDGAVDGVTMGAFSYSGQKCSATSRVYVYEDVYDEFTDRVVDATEQLGIGPGEDLETVVNPVIDDSALERYRTITERARTDGTVRTGGAVVDDDLPDGRYVEPTVVTDIPHEHDLAREEHFLPFVTIHPVSDLEEGIAKSNGSDYGLCAGLFSKDDEEIDRWFDETEAGMCYANRSQSATTGALVQAQPFGGWKFSGTTGKFAGGYWYLQQFMREQSRTRVE